In Risungbinella massiliensis, a single window of DNA contains:
- the hypD gene encoding hydrogenase formation protein HypD, with protein MLNMELFSDRILAQHSLEAVITLAKRFKKEKGRIPVLMEVCGSHTMAFAKTGIKTRLKDYVRLIAGPGCPVCVTDQKSIDSMIQLSEEPNRIICTFGDMMRVPGSKHSLMKVKTEGKDIRVIYSPLESIKIAEENPDKEVIFLGIGFETTIPILALAIHVAKKKELANFTIWMTTKLVEPVLRTLLDSGEVKLDGFLLPGHVSVVLGKRSYDYLKKEYEVPGVITGFESVQLLSGIYKLLQLLLEDKVDILNDYTYVVTEQGNQVAQNLIEDYFETQDEEWRGMGTIQKSGLVLKKEFAKFDAKKKFKVSIGQPRKTKCRCGEIIRGLITPEECILFNKACTPSNPIGPCMVSTEGTCAAHYQYMREE; from the coding sequence ATGCTGAACATGGAACTTTTTTCTGACCGAATATTAGCTCAGCATTCGTTAGAAGCGGTTATAACATTAGCAAAGAGGTTTAAAAAAGAAAAAGGCCGGATTCCAGTGTTGATGGAAGTATGCGGTTCACATACTATGGCATTTGCCAAAACAGGAATCAAAACAAGATTGAAAGATTATGTTCGACTCATAGCGGGACCAGGTTGCCCTGTATGTGTCACGGATCAAAAATCGATTGATTCCATGATTCAATTATCAGAAGAGCCAAATAGGATTATTTGTACTTTTGGTGATATGATGCGTGTACCTGGTTCTAAACACTCCCTGATGAAAGTGAAAACAGAAGGGAAGGATATCCGTGTTATATATTCCCCACTAGAAAGTATCAAAATTGCAGAAGAAAATCCTGATAAAGAAGTTATTTTTTTAGGGATCGGATTCGAGACAACTATCCCTATTCTTGCTCTTGCGATCCATGTTGCAAAGAAGAAAGAGCTAGCTAATTTTACTATTTGGATGACAACAAAATTAGTCGAACCTGTATTAAGAACGCTTCTGGATTCAGGAGAGGTGAAACTTGATGGATTTCTACTACCTGGACATGTATCGGTAGTCTTAGGGAAACGGAGCTATGATTATTTAAAAAAAGAGTATGAAGTTCCGGGGGTAATAACTGGATTTGAATCCGTTCAATTACTGAGTGGTATTTACAAACTATTGCAACTTTTGTTAGAGGATAAAGTAGATATTCTTAACGACTATACATATGTTGTCACTGAACAAGGTAACCAAGTTGCGCAAAACCTAATAGAAGATTATTTTGAGACGCAAGACGAAGAGTGGAGAGGAATGGGAACCATTCAAAAAAGCGGATTAGTTCTCAAAAAGGAATTCGCTAAATTTGATGCAAAAAAGAAATTCAAGGTTTCTATTGGACAGCCTAGAAAGACCAAGTGTCGCTGTGGCGAAATTATTCGAGGGTTAATCACACCAGAAGAGTGTATTTTGTTCAACAAAGCTTGTACGCCATCTAATCCAATCGGTCCATGTATGGTATCAACGGAGGGAACGTGTGCCGCACATTATCAATACATGAGGGAGGAATAG
- a CDS encoding HypC/HybG/HupF family hydrogenase formation chaperone, with translation MCLGVPAKVIKVEENRALVDIMGSRMFVGTIFVPEVQECNYVLLHAGQAMIIVDEKYAEESMKEWRNVLNAEHGTFF, from the coding sequence TTGTGTTTAGGAGTACCTGCGAAGGTAATCAAAGTGGAAGAAAATAGAGCTTTAGTAGATATTATGGGATCTAGGATGTTTGTTGGTACGATTTTTGTTCCAGAGGTACAGGAATGTAACTATGTTTTACTCCATGCCGGACAGGCGATGATTATTGTTGATGAGAAATATGCCGAAGAGAGTATGAAAGAATGGAGGAATGTGTTAAATGCTGAACATGGAACTTTTTTCTGA
- the hypE gene encoding hydrogenase expression/formation protein HypE has protein sequence MGHRISLAHGEGGELTHRLIKDVFVNSFGNMEQSKLDSAIFHHNDLQTIAVTTDSYVVKPIFFPGGNIGKLAITGTVNDLAVSGAKPQIITAGFIIEEGFLLSDLKKIVQSMAAEANNAGVQIIAGDTKVVEKGSADGLFINTTGLGIIRDKHELKFDSIRERDSVIISGTLGDHGISILSARQDLGLITEVQSDCASLYHLIQELMEKIDGIRIMRDPTRGGLTTTLIELCEDGKFNILLDEASIPIRKDVQGVCDILGFDPLYLANEGKVIIVVDSTSEQKVLDIMRKNPLGKDACVIGHITSCDEYSGKLLLKTSVGSTRRLYRLTEMLLPRIC, from the coding sequence ATGGGACATAGAATTAGTTTAGCTCACGGAGAAGGTGGAGAATTAACGCATCGACTAATAAAAGATGTATTTGTTAACTCATTTGGAAACATGGAGCAATCAAAATTAGATTCTGCCATTTTTCATCATAACGATTTACAGACGATTGCTGTAACAACAGATAGCTATGTAGTGAAACCAATTTTTTTTCCAGGAGGAAATATAGGAAAATTAGCTATAACAGGAACAGTCAATGATCTAGCTGTAAGTGGAGCAAAACCTCAAATAATAACAGCTGGATTTATTATTGAAGAAGGATTTCTGCTTTCTGATTTAAAAAAAATTGTTCAAAGCATGGCTGCTGAAGCAAACAATGCTGGAGTACAAATCATTGCTGGAGATACAAAGGTAGTCGAGAAAGGAAGTGCAGATGGGTTATTCATTAATACTACCGGATTAGGGATTATTAGAGATAAACATGAATTGAAATTCGATTCTATTCGAGAAAGAGATTCTGTTATCATAAGTGGCACTTTGGGGGACCATGGTATATCTATCCTAAGTGCTCGTCAAGATTTAGGACTGATAACTGAGGTTCAGAGTGATTGTGCATCATTATATCATCTAATTCAAGAGCTAATGGAGAAAATTGATGGAATTCGAATTATGCGAGATCCGACACGTGGAGGGCTGACAACAACACTGATAGAACTTTGTGAAGATGGGAAATTTAATATTTTGCTAGATGAAGCATCGATTCCGATTCGAAAGGATGTTCAAGGTGTATGCGATATCTTAGGTTTTGATCCACTTTATCTAGCAAACGAAGGAAAGGTAATCATAGTTGTTGACTCAACCTCTGAACAAAAAGTACTAGATATAATGAGAAAAAATCCATTGGGAAAGGATGCGTGTGTAATTGGTCATATCACCTCTTGTGATGAGTATTCTGGGAAACTGTTATTAAAAACTTCTGTTGGTTCAACGAGACGTCTTTATCGTTTGACTGAAATGCTCTTACCTAGAATTTGTTGA
- a CDS encoding cytochrome b5 domain-containing protein encodes MQNIEMVRLQLNHLVTQAHHDIYTLSTLHNRHVQQQILQRLWDTVSSIQFLGTLLADQATARNQKTPPVLPFPQPPSPPTNQRTFTIQELSNYNGKNGMPAYVAVNGIVYNVTNNRTWAAATHFGLIAGKDYTREFASCHTGQQAILSTLPIVGRLV; translated from the coding sequence ATGCAAAATATTGAAATGGTGAGGCTACAACTAAATCATCTTGTTACTCAAGCACATCATGATATTTATACTCTTTCCACCTTACATAATCGGCATGTACAACAACAAATTCTTCAAAGACTATGGGATACAGTATCGAGTATTCAATTTCTCGGTACACTTTTGGCAGACCAAGCTACAGCCAGAAATCAAAAAACTCCACCTGTCCTTCCATTTCCTCAACCGCCATCCCCTCCAACCAATCAACGTACTTTTACTATTCAGGAATTAAGTAATTACAACGGAAAAAATGGTATGCCTGCTTATGTGGCAGTAAACGGGATTGTCTATAATGTTACCAATAATAGAACATGGGCAGCTGCCACTCATTTTGGGTTAATTGCTGGAAAAGATTATACTAGGGAATTTGCTTCTTGCCATACAGGTCAACAAGCGATTTTGTCTACACTACCAATTGTAGGGAGGTTAGTGTAA